In Bremerella alba, one DNA window encodes the following:
- a CDS encoding ExbD/TolR family protein, whose amino-acid sequence MKLSKKRVRHTKGMDITPMIDIVFLLLIFFITVSQVSETNREKLELPELKGAKDQKKTSLVVNINKAGEIVVAGNPVQLADIAFLVGNELEANGGDAAMVTVVVRVDQKATCEVPNALVKQLASQGISKVRLAVQVPN is encoded by the coding sequence ATGAAGCTCTCTAAGAAGCGAGTGCGACACACCAAGGGGATGGACATCACGCCGATGATCGACATCGTCTTCTTGCTGCTGATCTTCTTCATTACGGTAAGCCAGGTCTCGGAAACCAATCGCGAGAAGCTGGAACTACCAGAGCTGAAGGGTGCGAAGGATCAAAAGAAGACTTCCCTGGTCGTCAACATTAACAAGGCCGGCGAGATCGTTGTGGCCGGCAACCCAGTCCAGCTAGCCGATATAGCGTTTTTGGTGGGGAATGAACTCGAAGCCAACGGAGGCGACGCTGCCATGGTAACGGTGGTGGTTCGCGTCGATCAGAAAGCAACCTGCGAAGTCCCTAATGCTTTGGTCAAGCAGTTGGCCAGCCAAGGGATCTCTAAAGTTCGCCTCGCCGTTCAGGTACCCAACTAA
- a CDS encoding MotA/TolQ/ExbB proton channel family protein, whose translation MRHKTTPKTGIIYCLVLLVAVFTVQLWAQDSSGPAPDSPDTLTLDGNDEATIAPRADYEEKTLLDTLMDGGTVGVLIGLLSMVAIGFIVEHFLTIRKSVLMPEGVAFELEEMIAQGRVDEALEICKNPEHESLLTYVVQAGLERFRGAEFGFAEYKAAVEEAGEDQTAKLYRKTEVLGLIGSIAPMLGLTGTVLGMIKAFNTIASSGGAPKPEDLAGSIGQALVTTLLGLVVAIPAMVAYSYFGNRIDSLVAEVGKRVEQILTPLGRRR comes from the coding sequence ATGCGACACAAGACGACGCCCAAGACGGGCATCATCTATTGCCTGGTACTGCTGGTAGCAGTGTTTACCGTTCAGCTCTGGGCCCAAGATTCCTCAGGGCCCGCTCCAGACTCGCCCGACACGTTGACGCTCGACGGCAACGACGAGGCCACCATCGCGCCGCGTGCCGACTACGAAGAAAAGACGCTGCTCGACACGCTCATGGATGGTGGTACTGTCGGCGTTTTGATCGGCCTTTTGTCAATGGTTGCGATCGGCTTCATCGTCGAACACTTCCTAACCATTCGCAAAAGTGTACTCATGCCGGAAGGGGTCGCTTTTGAACTTGAAGAAATGATTGCTCAGGGACGCGTCGACGAAGCACTGGAAATCTGTAAGAACCCCGAGCACGAGTCGCTGCTGACCTACGTCGTGCAAGCAGGCCTCGAACGTTTCCGTGGGGCCGAGTTTGGTTTTGCCGAATACAAAGCGGCCGTTGAAGAAGCCGGCGAGGATCAAACGGCCAAGCTCTACCGCAAGACCGAAGTGCTCGGTTTGATTGGTTCGATCGCGCCGATGCTCGGGCTCACCGGTACGGTGCTCGGTATGATCAAGGCCTTCAATACGATTGCTTCGAGCGGCGGGGCCCCGAAACCTGAAGATCTGGCCGGTTCGATTGGTCAGGCATTAGTGACGACGCTGCTAGGCCTGGTCGTCGCGATTCCGGCAATGGTGGCCTATAGCTACTTTGGAAACCGCATCGATTCGTTGGTAGCAGAAGTCGGAAAACGAGTAGAACAAATTCTGACGCCGCTAGGTCGCCGTCGCTAA
- a CDS encoding ExbD/TolR family protein, with protein MKLSSHKRAHKRQITLEMTSMIDVVFLLLIFFIVTASFTKTERDLDAVTKVNEKSSSAAETDLEPAVVLLAQVDGGWVYQIGSNNLTTFAELQEVLDKFPNKTDGAFVRAPDAAPYGMAASAIQACKNADFPGVSYVPLAN; from the coding sequence ATGAAACTTTCCAGCCATAAACGAGCCCATAAACGCCAGATCACGCTGGAGATGACCAGTATGATCGACGTCGTATTTCTGCTGCTGATCTTCTTTATTGTCACCGCCAGCTTCACAAAGACCGAACGTGACCTGGACGCTGTGACTAAAGTGAATGAGAAGTCCAGCAGCGCCGCCGAGACCGACTTAGAGCCAGCCGTCGTGCTATTGGCTCAGGTCGACGGCGGCTGGGTCTATCAGATCGGTTCTAATAACCTCACCACCTTCGCCGAGTTGCAGGAAGTGCTCGATAAGTTTCCTAACAAAACCGACGGAGCGTTCGTGCGTGCCCCCGATGCCGCACCTTACGGAATGGCAGCCTCGGCCATTCAAGCTTGCAAGAACGCCGATTTCCCCGGCGTTTCATATGTTCCCCTAGCCAATTAA